GGTCCATTTATGATATACGGGGACCAAGAGAGCTTATTGCATTGGCAGGTTTGTTCGGGATGACAAAGGAAGAAGCAATAAGATCCATGACTGCTATACCTGCCGCCATCCTTAGAACAAAAAGAAAAACTCATGGCTTTATTATGGATGGTGTGGAACTTATAGAAGAACAGGCTCCTCCTGAAAAACAGGAGGAATTCTGTTGAAAACGCTTCCTTCCAGCTTAAGACAAAGGAAACGTTATCTTGCAATAGAGATAATTACTGAACTCGAAGTATCCAGAGAAGAACTTTTACGTGAAATTTTCTCTGCCATGGGCTCATTGTATGGTGATATAGGTTCCAGTGAATGCGCAATGAGATTGCTGGATTTTGGGAACCGGAAAGGGATACTGCGCTGTTCCCACATGATGGAAGAAAGATCTCGTGCAGCACTTGCAACAATAACCACCATTGGTGGACAGCGCGCAATAGTGCATGTACTTGGCATATCGGGAACTGTGAAGGGTGCAACACAAAAGTATATAAGTGTGCAGCAATATCAGAACCCGAACATATTAATATATAAGTAATAACAATGTTCATAGAACAGAGCCGAAGAATATACAGTTTATTAATATAGGAGATGATTAGATATGCAAATGACGCCACAGATGGGTTATGATCGTGCCATCACAGTATTCAGTCCGGATGGAAGGCTCTTTCAGGTGGAATATGCTAGAGAAGCCGTGAAAAGAGGAACAACTGCCGCAGGCATCAAGGCAAAGGAAGGAGTTGTACTTCTTGTCGATAAAAGAATTACCAGCAGGCTAATTGAAGCTGAATCCATTGAGAAGATATTCCAGATAGACAGTCACATAGGTGTTGCTACCTCTGGGCTGGTGGCCGATGCCCGTTCACTGGTTGACAGAGCCAGAGTTGAAGCACAGATCAACAAAGTATCCTATGATGAGAACATCGGTGTCGAAGTCCTTGCAAAGAAGATCTGCGACCATAAACAGAACTACACTCAGTTTGGAGGCGTCAGACCTTATGGTACTG
This DNA window, taken from Methanomethylovorans hollandica DSM 15978, encodes the following:
- the psmA gene encoding archaeal proteasome endopeptidase complex subunit alpha, producing MQMTPQMGYDRAITVFSPDGRLFQVEYAREAVKRGTTAAGIKAKEGVVLLVDKRITSRLIEAESIEKIFQIDSHIGVATSGLVADARSLVDRARVEAQINKVSYDENIGVEVLAKKICDHKQNYTQFGGVRPYGTALLIAGVDDTRPRLFESDPSGALLEYKATAIGAGRNTFMEVFEAQYREDLSIDEAILLGMTALYKSTEGKIDAATLEVGVVTLQDRTFRKLAEEEVQQYVSKVIEEQKKEVKEETESVSENGPAGE
- a CDS encoding Rpp14/Pop5 family protein, whose product is MKTLPSSLRQRKRYLAIEIITELEVSREELLREIFSAMGSLYGDIGSSECAMRLLDFGNRKGILRCSHMMEERSRAALATITTIGGQRAIVHVLGISGTVKGATQKYISVQQYQNPNILIYK